Within Candidatus Limnocylindrales bacterium, the genomic segment ACCGGAATTAATGGGTTGCATCATCTGGTTTATGAAGTAGTAGATAATTCCGTTGATGAAGCCCTTGCCGGTTATTGCAAGAACATCGAAGTGATTATTCACATGGATAACAGTATCACGGTGATCGATGATGGTCGTGGTATTCCCGTGAACATGCATGAAACTGGGCGACCGGCTGTAGAGGTGGTTCTGACGGTACTCCACTCGGGTGGAAAATTTGACCATGAGACCTACAAGGTTTCCGGGGGTTTGCATGGAGTTGGCGTTTCGGTTGTAAATGCTTTATCGAGTTGGCTGGAAGTTGAGATCAAGCGAGATGGACATGTTTATGCCCAGAGTTACCGGCGTGGTAAACCGATTACTGATTTAAAAATCATCGGACGATCAACAGGTACAGGAACCAAGATTACCTTCCTTCCTGATGAAGAAATCTTTGAGACCATCGAGTTTAATTTTGATATTCTTTCTAACAGGCTCCGTGAGCTTTCCTTCCTCAACAAAGGTCTTACGATTTCCATTGAGGATCAACGGGCTGATCAGCGGAATACGTTTCATTATGAAGGAGGAATCAGCTCGTTTGTGACCCATCTAAACAAAAACAAAAATGTCTTGCATAAAGAACCTATTTATTTTGAAAAAGTCCGGGAAGGGGTTCATACCGAGATTGCGCTACAATATAACGATGGTTATACGGAAACCGTTTTTTCCTTTGCAAACAATATCAATACCCATGAAGGGGGTACCCACCTCAGCGGTTTTCGAAGTGCGCTGACCCGAACAATTAATAATTATGCGACGGCTCAGGGACTATTAAAAAATCTCAATACAACCCTGACAGGGGAAGATGTTCGGGAAGGGCTGACTGCGGTTATCAGTGTCAAGATCCCCAATCCTCAGTTTGAAGGTCAGACCAAAACAAAACTGGGTAATAGCGATGTTAAAGGCATTGTAGAAGCCATTGTTAATGAAAATCTCGGATACTTTTTCGAGGAGAATCCTTCCATTGCCCGTGCTATTGTAGAGAAAGCTATTGGAGCTGCCCGGGCCAGGGAGGCAGCCAGAAAAGCCAAAGAGCTGACCCGAAGAAAAACGGCTCTGGAGGGGGGTTCTCTGCCGGGAAAACTGGCAGATTGCTCAGAGAGGGATCCGGCCCATAGCGAGTTGTTTATCGTGGAGGGTGATAGTGCCGGTGGCTCGGCAAAGCAAGGGAGGGATCGGAGATTTCAGGCAATCCTTCCCATCAAAGGAAAAATTTTAAACGTGGAAAAAGCCCGATTCGATAAAATGCTGGAAAGTGAGGAAATCCAGACAATTATTACAGCCATAGGGGCAGGTATAGGGGCTGAAGATTTTGATGTAAACAAGGTCAGGTACCATAAAATTATTCTCATGTGCGATGCCGATGTCGATGGCTCCCATATCCGTACCCTACTGCTCACCTTCTTCTTCCGTCAAATGCCTCAAATCATCGAAAAGGGTTATCTGTATATCGCACAGCCTCCTTTATTTAAAGTCAAGAAGGATAAGCAGGAATGGTATGTTAAGGATGAACAGGCGATGAATCAGTATTTAATCCATCAAGGGGCTCACCGGGCTAAGCTCATCGTCAATTATACCATGATGACCGGCAAAACTTTGGAATCTTGTGTACAGCGCCTTATGGAGTTCCGAAATGTTTTGGACCTGTTCGAACGACATCAAAGGGACCGGGGGGTTATGAAAGCCATAGCCCTAAATCCTAACTTCACTTCGTTGATTTTATCAAACTTGGATCAGATACGGCAAGAGATGGAGGTTATTTTGGATAACTATCAAAAGCTTTTCCCTTCTCAGGAGCTCTTTGAATACCAGACGATTCCAGATGAGGAACATAATTGCTATAAGATTCGAATTACCCTTTCTGAAGGGGAAGGAGAGTTTGATCTCGATTATCAACTTCTCACTTCTCCTGAGTATAAAGTCCTTCAAAAGCATGCAGCCATTTTTGAACGTATTGGTTTTCCCCCTTACCGAATCGAAATAGACGATACCTTGAAGGAAGTCCATACCATTTATGAAATCATCAATACCATTCTGGAAGCCGGTAAGAAAGGCCTTAATGTTCAGAGATATAAAGGATTAGGAGAAATGAATCCAGAACAATTGTGGGAGACAACCATGAATCCAGAGGCCAGAAGCCTGCTCCAGGTTACCATCGAAGACGTAGTGGAAGCCGATGAAATCTTTACCATCCTCATGGGGGATCAGGTAGAGCCTCGACGGCAATTTATTGAGAAATACGCTTCAGAAGTCAAAAATTTAGATATTTAACGGTGAGGCGATGAGGGGGTGAGGTGGTGTCTCACAACCCCACAACCCCATAACCTCCCAGAAAACATGGCCCTTCAAGCTCAGACCGTACCCATCAGCATCAAAGAGGAGATGCGAACCTCTTATCTGGATTATGCCATGAGCGTCATCATCAGCCGGGCTTTGCCGGATGTTCGAGATGGGCTTAAGCCGGTTCACCGGCGCATTCTCTATACCATGTATGAAATGGGACTCCACTGGAACCGGCCTTACAAGAAATCGGCCCGGGTCGTCGGTGAGGTAATGGGAAAATACCACCCCCATGGGGATGCTCCTATCTATGAAGCCATAGTTCGAATGGCCCAGGACTTCTCCATGCGATACCCTTTGGTGGATGGGCAGGGGAATTTCGGTAGCCTGGATGGAGACCCCCCGGCAGCTATGAGATACACAGAGTGCCGTCTGGCGAAAATCACCGAAGAGATGCTGGCAGATATCGATAAAAACACGGTGGATTTTAACCCAAACTATGATGAGTCTCTCACCGAACCGGCCCTTATTCCCTCCAAACTTCCTAATCTGATCGTTAACGGCTCTTCTGGAATTGCCGTAGGTATGGCTACCAATATTCCCCCTCATAATCTAACCGAAACCATCGACGCACTCACAGCCCTCATTGAAAACCCGGACCTGGATGTGGAAGAATTGTGTAAAATCATTCAAGGCCCTGATTTTCCTACCGGCGGCGTTATCTATGGACGAAAAGGGATTTATGAAGCTTACGCTACGGGGCGAGGTAAAATCCAGGTAAGGGCTAAAGCTTATATTGAGCGGGAAAGAACGGGTAAAGAAAATATCATCATTACCGAGATTCCTTATCAGGTGAATAAAGCCAAACTCATCGAAAAAATCGCTGAACTCGTTCGATTAAAAAAAATCGATGGAATCTCCGACATCCGGGATGAATCCGACCGGAATGGGGTTCGGGTGGTCGTTGAGTTAAAACGGGGTGAGGTCGCTGCGGTGATTTTAAACCAGCTGTTTAAGCATACCCAGATGCAAATTACCTTTGGGGTGATTATGCTGGCTCTGGTTAATAATCAACCCCGTATCTTGAATCTCAAAGAGATTCTGGAAGCCTTCATCGAGCATCGGCGAGAAGTCATCCTTCGTCGCACCCGATACGAGCTGGAGAAAGCTGAAGAGAGGGCTCATATCCTGGAGGGCCTCAGAATTGCTCTGGATCATCTGGATGCCGTTATCACCCTGATTCGATCTTCCCGGACTGTGGAAG encodes:
- the gyrB gene encoding DNA topoisomerase (ATP-hydrolyzing) subunit B, whose product is MSEIYDASSIKVLEGLEAVRMRPAMYIGDTGINGLHHLVYEVVDNSVDEALAGYCKNIEVIIHMDNSITVIDDGRGIPVNMHETGRPAVEVVLTVLHSGGKFDHETYKVSGGLHGVGVSVVNALSSWLEVEIKRDGHVYAQSYRRGKPITDLKIIGRSTGTGTKITFLPDEEIFETIEFNFDILSNRLRELSFLNKGLTISIEDQRADQRNTFHYEGGISSFVTHLNKNKNVLHKEPIYFEKVREGVHTEIALQYNDGYTETVFSFANNINTHEGGTHLSGFRSALTRTINNYATAQGLLKNLNTTLTGEDVREGLTAVISVKIPNPQFEGQTKTKLGNSDVKGIVEAIVNENLGYFFEENPSIARAIVEKAIGAARAREAARKAKELTRRKTALEGGSLPGKLADCSERDPAHSELFIVEGDSAGGSAKQGRDRRFQAILPIKGKILNVEKARFDKMLESEEIQTIITAIGAGIGAEDFDVNKVRYHKIILMCDADVDGSHIRTLLLTFFFRQMPQIIEKGYLYIAQPPLFKVKKDKQEWYVKDEQAMNQYLIHQGAHRAKLIVNYTMMTGKTLESCVQRLMEFRNVLDLFERHQRDRGVMKAIALNPNFTSLILSNLDQIRQEMEVILDNYQKLFPSQELFEYQTIPDEEHNCYKIRITLSEGEGEFDLDYQLLTSPEYKVLQKHAAIFERIGFPPYRIEIDDTLKEVHTIYEIINTILEAGKKGLNVQRYKGLGEMNPEQLWETTMNPEARSLLQVTIEDVVEADEIFTILMGDQVEPRRQFIEKYASEVKNLDI
- the gyrA gene encoding DNA gyrase subunit A; amino-acid sequence: MRWCLTTPQPHNLPENMALQAQTVPISIKEEMRTSYLDYAMSVIISRALPDVRDGLKPVHRRILYTMYEMGLHWNRPYKKSARVVGEVMGKYHPHGDAPIYEAIVRMAQDFSMRYPLVDGQGNFGSLDGDPPAAMRYTECRLAKITEEMLADIDKNTVDFNPNYDESLTEPALIPSKLPNLIVNGSSGIAVGMATNIPPHNLTETIDALTALIENPDLDVEELCKIIQGPDFPTGGVIYGRKGIYEAYATGRGKIQVRAKAYIERERTGKENIIITEIPYQVNKAKLIEKIAELVRLKKIDGISDIRDESDRNGVRVVVELKRGEVAAVILNQLFKHTQMQITFGVIMLALVNNQPRILNLKEILEAFIEHRREVILRRTRYELEKAEERAHILEGLRIALDHLDAVITLIRSSRTVEDAKNSLINRFQLTETQAGAILEMRLQRLTGLERKKINEEYEEVIKEIERLRAILGSPALVMSVIKKELKELKEAYGDDRRTEIIEEEAEIDLEDMIAEEDMVVLITRDGYIKRSPLTLYRSQKRRGKGVVGIVAKEEDLVEHLFIASTHDNILVFSDKGKVYWLKVHEIPEAGRQAKGKAIVNMIQMASDEKVATILAVKEFREDRYVIQVTKKGIIKKTPLSAYSNPRAAGIIALIIDEGDELVAVRLTDGNQDIFLGTKKGIAIRFNEREVRTVGRVARGVIGINLDEGDAVVGMEIVKDGFTMLVVSEKGCGKRTEVSEYRVQGRGGRGIINMKCTPKTGDVVGILQVAQDDEVVMITQSGKIIRLSVSNIRVVGRNTQGVTLQSLEGEDKVVAIARVVEKDQLPSSEEEPAQS